A window of the Helianthus annuus cultivar XRQ/B chromosome 4, HanXRQr2.0-SUNRISE, whole genome shotgun sequence genome harbors these coding sequences:
- the LOC110890774 gene encoding uncharacterized protein LOC110890774 isoform X13, producing MDYHSLKRRELQALCKEHNIPANSANSVLADKLSALFNEKQKPKARQRTCMKSLVETTDEGEPAESKRQAKKVRFSPNNDTVEYERSGEKQKDMVTQVKTRRKSMAKKVDQPVVDSSVTVDLVEDTAQIPVKVTRSRAQSLVKDVVIPNNIKNKGRGETKDAGKGTDVDKESEGNVGKATRARARTLQKGGEATESVEETVVGRARVTRSRAQTSMEGGTSRDANPDVKKKTGKQVKTEGQSVEPPVEVMDVTVRATRSRRQPLKEEVKNTVTNPQADKKRTRREMKEEDKQEPPKRKSLRTKGVDEDEGAKMEVINDSRVARNRKNKANTVEVQELEEPIKHAGRKTVNRRKSVLPSVKADVDPHLEEPARRNTRRKSVVQKATVKVESPTVGKKDSKRLSGIIEDKENATTGTPKSKKRRGTPVEDPIIETEHGSPKSSTRRASKSEGKSVAKKEVESSLKKPVSRMNIQSSVEKASHKGKNSAIRSGVIIKESSSKKRAKLSGTKQSDSEDQVVYSGKEGTPGAKLSFNLDEEITEPEVTPAIKSERKSTRSTIKSERKEPSQSARFTRSAIKSEREGPSQSARFTRSAIKSEREGPSQSAVKEQPIAGQLFSPEGAKFRHDPAVNTAPGRVARRGIKHDGNAAGSFSEMIDKKQTRQLALKKSLDDAQMPSPEVAEVEPDVGTIGVLAESEQPLDEGQKFSPADTEVGSDSGADTLRVQSEIKQPYDNVLCSPEVVEVQPNPDGDTVAVGSESFKEVTVDNAENVPDDAVSDVSRVRNQNEEVNVESGIFSEAENLEKSVQENLSSGNDVYVECDDVISDPKSRLDMFGNQVDCSSVAKEFETGSELSNANMTLDVTFSGIDIDIERVVEANSSVQNVESLDVPLSGVDIDIERVVEANSSVQNVESLDVPLSGVDIDIERVVEANSSVQNVESLDVPLSGVDIDIERVVEDGSDVQNVESEHDKLASNTDHATDKEDVGGVDLEPAQIESMPVAAEVLVASHDQEPEPERSLNVAVDDVSCDTLRSDSVTNEDAPKILSTSEIDDVVVRVDAPAELVVDINKDVVGDMYDMDAEGDEDIQPFESGCISYNMNNEQTKEEAETHRDDPEHETATDDDSDSGKFMEDDSHIGVQEVGSELLGNIKAHEDLAREEASPILNTGEHTVDGTDSSQLVGDIGAHESLITKESSPLTYTNKESPVDGTDSDLLTIKEDDRNKQEETQNQGASVDWGDYDFGTDEFENPVSANGSADEEAKGKKDDQDSDLQMSARASYTVEKSSGLAAGLADSVTKFEKDSRNAADGKSHQALDTLNQSANAVDMGEEVFGWSGADSSMKSLFETPAATRISHVRDSQEDAAKFANQDNYSSLKSLSATPATTRISHVKTGQEEAVDLTNQDHYSSLKSLLKTPAVAQHSHANDGRDAKTGQEDAVDVANQDHSRADSSLKSLTKTPAVTQISHVKDRLEDAADFASQDYHSSLKSLYQTPAVTQTSHVKGGQEGAADFANQDHLSADSSLKPLFKTTAVTQISHVKDGQDAADFGNQDHYSSLKSLFKTPGVTQISHVKDRQEDAADFANQDHYSSMKSLFKTPAATQTSHVKDGQEDAAAFANQDHGSSLKSLFRTPSVTQTGQVKGRQEDAVSYRNQYLSSLKPLFETPATTQTSHVKDARGEATNFANKDHYADSSLKTLFATPAPSRTSHVNDCNDDIGSSRSAEHEFNHQWGNDPSKDYNDESGPGNEIHGVPSFEDYPHKLFEDDVGGSTDRSVSDTHFGFKHIEFLNEATGTSHQNLSGLKDNSTRGHEFEKKEDNLMKGSEVNDDLAFDTGHMHDYRDDTQ from the exons ATGGATTATCATAGTTTGAAAAGGAGAGAGCTCCAAGCGCTATGCAAGGAGCATAATATTCCTGCGAATTCTGCCAATTCCGTTTTGGCTGACAAGCTTTCTGCACTTTTTAAT GAAAAGCAGAAACCAAAAGCACGACAACGGACTTGTATGAAGAGTTTGGTTGAAACTACTGACGAGGGTGAACCTGCAGAATCAAAAAGACAAGCAAAGAAAGTCAGGTTTAGTCCAAATAATGACACAGTTGAGTATGAGCGATCTGGCGAAAAACAGAAGGATATGGTTACACAGGTGAAAACTCGGAGGAAATCAATGGCCAAGAAGGTCGATCAACCAGTTGTTGATAGTAGTGTTACTGTTGACTTAGTTGAGGATACTGCACAAATTCCTGTTAAGGTTACTAGATCTAGGGCGCAGTCATTAGTAAAGGATGTAGTCATTCCAAATAATATAAAGAATAAAGGTAGAGGGGAAACAAAAGATGCTGGAAAGGGAACTGATGTAGATAAAGAATCTGAAGGCAATGTTGGTAAAGCTACGAGGGCAAGGGCCCGCACATTGCAAAAAGGTGGTGAAGCAACCGAATCAGTTGAGGAAACCGTGGTTGGCCGTGCTAGAGTTACAAGGTCTAGGGCACAAACCTCGATGGAGGGCGGTACAAGTCGTGATGCAAATCCTGATGTTAAGAAAAAGACCGGTAAACAAGTGAAAACAGAGGGACAAAGTGTCGAGCCCCCCGTGGAAGTTATGGACGTTACAGTGAGAGCTACAAGGTCTAGAAGACAACCGCTAAAGGAAGAAGTTAAAAACACTGTTACTAATCCCCAAGCTGATAAGAAAAGAACCAGAAGAGAAATGAAAGAGGAGGATAAACAAGAACCTCCAAAGAGGAAATCATTGAGGACCAAAGGGGTGGATGAAGATGAAGGTGCCAAAATGGAAGTGATTAATGATAGCAGAGTTGCAAGGAATCGTAAAAATAAAGCTAACACAGTTGAGGTTCAAGAGCTTGAGGAACCAATAAAGCATGCCGGTAGGAAAACTGTAAATCGAAGGAAATCTGTTTTGCCGTCTGTAAAAGCTGACGTTGATCCACATCTTGAAGAGCCAGCCAGAAGAAACACTAGGCGGAAGTCTGTCGTTCAAAAAGCAACTGTCAAGGTCGAGTCTCCTACTGTTGGAAAAAAAGATTCAAAACGTCTATCTGGCATTATTGAAGATAAAGAAAACGCTACTACTGGAACTCCTAAATCCAAGAAACGCAGAGGAACCCCTGTTGAAGATCCGATTATTGAAACCgagcatggttctccaaaaagtTCCACACGCAGGGCTAGTAAAAGTGAAGGAAAATCTGTTGCAAAAAAAGAGGTGGAGAGTAGTTTAAAGAAACCTGTGTCAAGAATGAATATTCAGTCATCTGTAGAAAAAGCATCTCATAAAGGAAAGAACTCAGCAATAAGAAGTGGTGTAATAATTAAAGAGAGTAGTTCTAAAAAGAGAGCGAAGTTGAGTGGAACTAAACAAAGTGATTCAGAAGATCAAGTGGTTTATTCTGGTAAAGAAGGGACCCCAGGTGCAAAATTGAGTTTTAACCTTGATGAAGAAATTACCGAGCCTGAGGTTACTCCTGCCATTAAAAGTGAGAGAAAGTCGACCCGTAGCACCATCAAAAGTGAGAGAAAGGAGCCAAGTCAGTCAGCCAGGTTTACACGTAGCGCCATCAAAAGTGAGAGAGAGGGGCCAAGTCAGTCAGCCAGGTTTACACGTAGCGCCATCAAAAGTGAGAGAGAGGGGCCAAGTCAGTCAGCCGTTAAAGAACAACCTATTGCCGGTCAATTGTTCTCACCAGAAGGTGCAAAATTCAGACATGATCCGGCTGTCAATACAGCTCCAGGAAGAGTTGCTCGCAGAGGAATCAAACATGATGGAAATGCAGCAGGCAGTTTTTCAGAGATGATTGATAAGAAGCAGACACGTCAATTGGCTCTTAAAAAATCTCTTGATGATGCTCAGATGCCTTCACCTGAAGTTGCAGAAGTCGAGCCTGATGTCGGAACCATAGGAGTTCTGGCTGAATCTGAACAACCTCTTGATGAGGGTCAGAAGTTTTCACCTGCAGATACAGAAGTCGGGTCCGATTCAGGTGCTGACACCTTAAGAGTTCAATCTGAAATCAAACAACCTTATGATAATGTTCTATGCTCACCTGAGGTTGTGGAAGTACAACCCAATCCAGACGGTGACACCGTAGCAGTTGGATCTGAAAGTTTTAAAGAAGTAACGGTAGATAATGCTGAGAATGTACCTGATGATGCAGTTTCCGATGTATCTCGTGTACGTAATCAGAATGAGGAGGTTAATGTGGAATCTGGAATATTTAGTGAAGCTGAAAATTTGGAGAAATCAGTCCAGGAGAATCTTTCGTCAGGCAATGATGTTTATGTCGAGTGTGATGACGTTATTTCTGACCCGAAGTCCCGTCTGGATATGTTTGGCAATCAAGTTGATTGTAGTAGTGTGGCTAAAGAGTTTGAAACTGGTTCAGAACTGTCGAATGCAAATATGACTCTTGATGTTACTTTCTCAGGCATTGATATCGACATTGAACGTGTCGTAGAGGCTAATAGTAGTGTGCAGAATGTAGAATCTCTTGATGTTCCTCTCTCAGGCGTTGATATCGACATTGAACGTGTCGTAGAGGCTAATAGTAGTGTGCAGAATGTAGAATCTCTTGATGTTCCTCTCTCAGGCGTTGATATCGACATTGAACGTGTCGTAGAGGCTAATAGTAGTGTGCAGAATGTAGAATCTCTTGATGTTCCTCTCTCAGGCGTTGATATCGACATTGAACGTGTCGTAGAGGACGGTAGTGATGTGCAGAATGTAGAATCCGAACATGATAAATTGGCGAGCAATACCGATCATGCTACAGACAAAGAGGATGTTGGAGGTGTTGACTTAGAGCCAGCTCAGATTGAAAGTATGCCTGTGGCAGCTGAAGTTTTAGTTGCATCTCATGACCAAGAACCCGAACCAGAACGGTCGTTGAATGTTGCTGTTGATGATGTTTCTTGTGATACATTACGATCTGATTCAGTAACGAACGAAGAcgcaccaaaaattctttctacTAGTGAAATCGATGACGTGGTTGTAAGAGTTGATGCTCCGGCGGAGTTGGTAGTAGACATCAATAAGGATGTTGTCGGtgatatgt ATGACATGGATGCTGAAGGTGATGAAGATATTCAGCCATTTGAAAGCGGATGTATTTCTTACAATATGAACAATGAACAGACAAAAGAAGAGGCTGAGACGCATAGAGATGATCCAGAACACGAAACAGCAACTGATGATGATTCGGACAGTGGCAAATTCATGGAAGATGATTCACATATTGGTGTACAGGAGGTGGGGTCTGAACTTTTGGGAAATATAAAAGCTCACGAAGATCTGGCAAGAGAAGAAGCCTCACCGATCTTAAATACAGGAGAGC ATACTGTTGATGGGACAGATTCTAGTCAACTTGTGGGAGATATTGGTGCTCATGAAAGTCTAATTACAAAAGAAAGTTCGCCGTTGACATATACGAACAAAGAAT CTCCTGTTGATGGTACTGATTCAGATTTATTGACTATTAAGGAGGACGATAGAAATAAGCAAG AAGAAACTCAAAATCAAGGTGCATCTGTGGATTGGGGGGATTATGATTTCGGAACGGATGAATTTGAAAACCCAGTTTCAGCAAATGGAAGTGCTGATGAGGAGGCTAAAGGCAAAAAAG ATGATCAAGATTCAGATCTCCAAATGTCTGCTAGAGCAAGTTATACAGTAGAAAAAAGTTCTGGTCTTGCAGCTGGCTTGGCCGATTCAGTAACGAAATTTGAGAAGGATTCTAGAAATGCTGCTGATGGAAAATCCCACCAAGCATTAGATACGCTGAACCAAAGTGCAAATGCAGTAGATATGGGTGAAGAGGTTTTCGGCTGGTCTG GTGCTGATTCGTCTATGAAATCGTTGTTTGAAACGCCAGCTGCTACTCGAATCAGTCATGTAAGAGACAGTCAGGAGGATGCAGCCAAATTTGCCAACCAAGATAATT ATTCGTCTCTGAAATCATTATCTGCAACGCCAGCAACTACTCGAATCAGTCATGTAAAAACCGGTCAGGAGGAGGCTGTTGATCTTACCAACCAAGATCATT ATTCATCACTGAAATCGTTACTTAAAACACCAGCCGTTGCTCAACATAGTCATGCAAACGATGGTCGGGATGCAAAAACCGGTCAGGAGGATGCTGTTGATGTTGCCAACCAAGATCATT CGCGTGCAGATTCATCGCTGAAATCATTAACTAAAACACCAGCTGTGACTCAAATCAGTCATGTAAAAGATAGGCTGGAGGATGCTGCTGATTTTGCTAGCCAAGATTATC ATTCATCTCTGAAATCGTTATATCAAACTCCAGCCGTTACTCAAACCAGTCATGTCAAAGGTGGTCAGGAGGGTGCTGCTGATTTTGCAAACCAAGATCACT TGAGTGCAGATTCATCTCTGAAACCATTATTTAAAACGACAGCAGTTACTCAAATCAGTCATGTAAAAGATGGGCAGGATGCTGCTGATTTTGGAAACCAAGATCACT ATTCATCTCTGAAATCATTATTTAAAACACCAGGCGTTACTCAAATCAGTCATGTAAAAGATCGGCAGGAGGATGCTGCCGATTTTGCAAACCAAGACCATT ATTCATCTATGAAATCATTATTTAAAACACCAGCCGCTACTCAAACCAGTCATGTAAAAGATGGGCAGGAGGATGCTGCTGCTTTTGCAAACCAAGATCATG GTTCATCGCTAAAATCATTATTTAGAACGCCATCCGTTACTCAAACCGGTCAAGTAAAAGGCCGTCAGGAGGATGCAGTCAGTTACCGCAACCAATATC TTTCATCTCTGAAACCCTTATTTGAAACACCAGCTACTACTCAAACGAGTCATGTAAAAGACGCACGGGGTGAAGCAACCAATTTTGCTAACAAAGATCATT ATGCAGACTCGTCTCTGAAAACATTGTTTGCAACACCAGCCCCTTCTAGAACGAGTCATGTAAATGACTGTAATGACGATATCGGGTCTAGCAGATCTGCAGAACATGAGTTTAATCATCAGTGGGGAAATGACCCGTCAAAAGATTATAATG ATGAAAGTGGTCCAGGAAACGAGATTCATGGAGTTCCAAGCTTTGAAGATTATCCTCATAAATTATTTGAAGATGATGTAGGCGGTTCAACTGACAGGTCGGTGAGTGACACACATTTTGGGTTCAAACATATTGAATTCTTAAATGAAGCAACAGGAACAAGCCATCAAAATCTTTCCGGTTTGAAAGATAACTCAACCCGTGGTCACGAGTTTGAAAAGAAAGAAGATAACCTAATGAAGGGGTCAGAAGTTAATGATGATTTAGCCTTTGATACAG GGCATATGCATGATTACAGGGACGACACTCAATAA